One Desulfonatronum sp. SC1 genomic region harbors:
- the feoB gene encoding ferrous iron transport protein B, giving the protein MSPAKKNIMIGLAGQQNAGKSTIFNMLTGANQHIANYPGVTVDKKTGNYRDELGRVEVVDLPGTYSLTSFSLEERVARDFLLRERPDAILNVIDASSLRRGLYFTFQILEMSFPVVMALNMVDVATAQGRKIDHEKLGRLLGIEVVPTVGRKGRGKLELRQALRRAAREERGEDEGFQDQHGLRIIYEELEEHIASVHEQLLESENLVKAVPLRWMAVKLLEGDSEALKLLRRHHARADAVMDAVSAATAVFQGKMDITPADYIVTCRDRLAASLVEQCVEVTRADTVRFSEKIDRVLLHRAFAPIFLVLTVYMIYELSIVQGYKLTFLTWPALAWVRTVVAGLLPDPGLLHDTILRSMSLWMVDSVNTLLNYVPIFLILFALIAILEDSGYMARIAFILDRVFQSFGLHGQSTLPFILGGVFTGGCAVPGIMATKGIPDERSRLATILTVPYMNCLAKIPLYTLLVSIYFAAYKSYLMLFISTITIIMAMIIAKLLTSTILRGRETAPFVMEMPNYHMPTLMGVLRRAVDRTWVYIKKVGTIVVAVAVVVYVLLQFPGLPEERMSYFDARMDEAIATFRGNIQETPYAEILADDQAVLNLLNIANTYREAKLAASTQEASSAVDDRYEALHPEIFPLLRPRDADARTISRHLRGLSSERSNLRTAIREETIVYSYFGTVGRALEPVTQYAGFDWKINVALISSFAARESSVATLGVLFQEGADESLSLEERMERSGEATGFTPLHAFALILFFALYPPCLATTIMVKVQTGSYKWMFFSIIFPTVFGLAVASGVFTISTWLGLSGIQAMVGFYFLALGTAIGLSFLPDPAWKEPKAALTRAKEV; this is encoded by the coding sequence ATGTCACCCGCCAAGAAAAACATCATGATCGGACTGGCCGGTCAGCAAAACGCCGGCAAGTCGACCATCTTCAACATGCTCACCGGGGCGAACCAGCATATCGCCAACTACCCCGGCGTGACCGTGGACAAGAAGACCGGCAATTATCGTGACGAACTGGGTCGGGTGGAGGTCGTGGACCTGCCCGGGACCTACAGTCTGACCTCCTTTTCCCTGGAAGAGCGGGTGGCAAGGGATTTTTTGTTGCGGGAACGACCCGACGCCATCCTCAACGTCATCGACGCCTCCAGTCTGCGCCGGGGGCTGTACTTCACCTTCCAGATTCTGGAAATGTCGTTTCCCGTGGTCATGGCTCTGAACATGGTGGACGTGGCCACGGCCCAAGGGCGTAAGATCGATCACGAAAAGCTGGGTCGGCTATTGGGCATCGAGGTCGTGCCCACTGTGGGCCGCAAGGGCCGGGGGAAGCTGGAACTGCGCCAGGCCCTGCGCCGCGCGGCTCGTGAGGAACGGGGGGAGGATGAAGGATTCCAGGATCAGCATGGTTTGCGGATCATTTACGAAGAGTTGGAAGAACACATTGCCTCTGTCCACGAGCAGCTGCTGGAATCGGAAAATCTGGTCAAGGCCGTCCCCTTGCGTTGGATGGCGGTCAAGCTCCTGGAGGGCGACTCCGAGGCCTTGAAGCTGTTGCGACGACACCATGCTCGGGCTGATGCCGTAATGGACGCGGTATCCGCGGCCACCGCCGTGTTTCAGGGGAAGATGGACATCACCCCGGCGGACTATATAGTCACGTGTCGAGACCGCTTGGCCGCCTCCCTGGTGGAGCAGTGCGTGGAGGTGACCAGGGCGGACACGGTGCGCTTTTCCGAAAAAATCGACAGGGTGCTCCTGCACCGGGCCTTTGCCCCGATCTTTCTGGTGCTCACGGTCTACATGATCTACGAGTTGTCCATCGTCCAGGGCTATAAGCTGACCTTCCTGACCTGGCCCGCCCTGGCCTGGGTGCGGACCGTCGTTGCCGGACTCCTGCCCGACCCCGGGCTGCTCCACGATACCATCCTCCGCTCCATGTCCCTGTGGATGGTGGACAGCGTAAACACCCTGCTCAACTATGTGCCCATCTTCCTGATTCTCTTCGCCCTGATCGCGATCCTGGAAGACTCCGGATACATGGCCCGGATCGCCTTCATCCTGGATCGGGTCTTTCAGAGTTTCGGCCTGCACGGCCAGTCCACCCTGCCGTTCATTCTGGGAGGGGTGTTCACAGGCGGCTGCGCCGTGCCCGGGATCATGGCCACCAAGGGCATTCCGGACGAGCGTTCTCGATTGGCCACGATTCTAACCGTTCCGTACATGAACTGCCTGGCCAAAATTCCCCTGTACACCCTGTTGGTCTCCATCTATTTCGCGGCCTATAAATCTTACCTGATGCTGTTCATCTCCACGATCACCATCATCATGGCCATGATCATCGCCAAGCTGCTCACCTCGACCATCCTGCGCGGTCGGGAAACGGCCCCGTTCGTCATGGAGATGCCCAACTACCACATGCCCACGCTGATGGGCGTGCTGCGCCGCGCCGTTGATCGGACCTGGGTCTACATCAAAAAGGTGGGGACCATCGTGGTGGCCGTGGCCGTTGTGGTCTATGTCCTTTTGCAGTTTCCCGGTCTGCCGGAGGAACGCATGTCCTATTTCGACGCCCGCATGGACGAGGCCATCGCCACCTTTCGCGGGAACATCCAGGAGACGCCCTACGCGGAGATTCTTGCCGACGACCAAGCCGTGCTCAACCTGCTGAACATCGCCAACACCTACCGCGAGGCCAAGCTGGCAGCTTCCACCCAGGAGGCCTCTTCCGCCGTGGACGACCGCTACGAAGCCCTGCATCCTGAGATCTTCCCCTTGCTGCGCCCCAGGGACGCGGATGCCCGCACCATCAGCCGGCATCTGCGCGGTTTGTCCTCCGAACGATCCAATCTGCGCACGGCCATCCGCGAGGAAACCATTGTCTACAGTTACTTCGGCACCGTGGGCCGGGCCCTGGAGCCAGTGACGCAGTATGCCGGGTTCGACTGGAAGATCAACGTGGCCCTGATCAGTTCCTTCGCGGCCCGGGAATCCAGCGTGGCCACACTGGGCGTCTTGTTCCAGGAAGGCGCCGACGAGTCGTTGTCCCTGGAAGAGCGTATGGAGAGGTCTGGTGAAGCCACCGGGTTCACCCCTCTGCATGCTTTTGCCCTGATTCTCTTTTTCGCCTTGTACCCGCCTTGCCTTGCCACCACGATCATGGTCAAGGTTCAGACCGGTTCCTACAAATGGATGTTCTTCTCAATCATCTTCCCAACGGTATTCGGTCTGGCCGTGGCCAGCGGGGTGTTCACCATCAGCACCTGGCTCGGCCTGAGCGGCATCCAGGCCATGGTCGGGTTCTACTTCCTGGCCCTGGGCACGGCCATCGGCCTGTCCTTTCTGCCTGATCCGGCCTGGAAAGAGCCCAAAGCCGCTCTCACTCGTGCCAAGGAGGTCTGA
- a CDS encoding DUF6110 family protein, which yields MNEMMRSGLWLLAGVVIGAAGASLMARQDSPLRGAVVGTLAQGLAVKDKMMTSLEKAKENVEDLVAEAKQAKPVAVAQEKSK from the coding sequence ATGAACGAAATGATGCGAAGTGGATTGTGGTTGCTAGCCGGTGTCGTGATCGGCGCGGCCGGGGCCAGCCTCATGGCTCGGCAGGACAGCCCCTTGCGGGGGGCGGTGGTGGGCACCTTGGCCCAAGGTCTAGCCGTAAAGGACAAGATGATGACGTCCCTGGAAAAGGCCAAGGAAAACGTGGAGGATTTGGTGGCCGAGGCCAAGCAGGCCAAACCTGTCGCCGTGGCGCAGGAAAAATCCAAATAA
- a CDS encoding ferrous iron transport protein A yields MLHRFRKQKAMPVQECPSCAHTTQGGNGEDQTLTNVANGCRCRIRRHRAHGAIRQRLLDLGFVPNAEIEMVRCATLGDPLELRVGDYYVTLRKREADLIDVRAA; encoded by the coding sequence ATGTTGCATCGTTTCCGGAAACAAAAAGCCATGCCGGTCCAAGAGTGCCCTTCCTGTGCGCATACCACGCAGGGCGGCAATGGGGAGGATCAGACCCTGACCAACGTGGCCAACGGGTGCCGATGCCGCATCCGACGACACAGGGCCCACGGGGCCATCCGGCAGCGCCTGCTGGACCTGGGCTTTGTTCCCAACGCCGAGATTGAAATGGTCCGTTGCGCCACGCTGGGCGACCCACTGGAGCTGCGCGTCGGCGATTACTATGTCACACTACGCAAGCGGGAGGCGGATTTGATCGACGTGCGGGCGGCCTAG
- a CDS encoding HMA2 domain-containing protein: MQLSDLAGLRHYLTIKHHIPGRIRLFFSPALVSRPEVRELTASHSELPPGVLSVRVNVMALSVIIEYDPERVAPALLNELFTGNEDRVVDVLRELHERLTV; this comes from the coding sequence ATGCAGCTATCCGATCTTGCCGGACTTCGTCATTACCTGACCATCAAGCACCATATTCCCGGACGCATCCGACTGTTTTTCAGTCCGGCCCTGGTATCCCGGCCCGAGGTTCGGGAGTTGACCGCGTCGCACTCGGAACTGCCGCCGGGCGTGCTTTCCGTTCGGGTCAACGTCATGGCCCTGTCCGTGATCATCGAGTACGATCCGGAGCGCGTCGCTCCGGCCTTGTTAAATGAACTGTTCACCGGCAACGAGGACCGCGTCGTGGATGTTCTGCGTGAGCTGCATGAAAGATTGACGGTGTAA
- a CDS encoding DNA polymerase III subunit delta' produces MAKAASQARTKGQTKKQTQDEAQEWAPRVVPDMYRIPGQERVVGILARLLSRTPRVLLLEGGTAEEREKLALYWTALLNCTALPAPSLLPPSLNDSPFDSPDGPELPGPDASLPVDGPRPCEHCPACSRIRDGVFLDLIYLDGREGRIGIDTVRELRGLLGQAPRDAKRRVVALGEAQELTEEAANALLKSMEDTETRNAYVLLAPQRERLLRTLVSRSWVATLSWDLDGIQEREGGPDTEWGEALARFLTTGRGWFGRTLIKGQVDRPLAFHMVHTCRRGLIRACQGRPDSSLARVFREQGSPAAWRAVDLHLDEAEQALRAQVAPTLVLDWLAVGLRGALRAPLR; encoded by the coding sequence ATGGCCAAGGCGGCCTCCCAGGCCCGGACCAAGGGCCAAACCAAAAAGCAGACCCAGGACGAGGCCCAGGAATGGGCCCCGCGGGTCGTGCCGGACATGTACCGGATTCCGGGCCAGGAGCGAGTGGTAGGCATCCTGGCCCGCCTGCTTTCCCGCACCCCCCGTGTGCTTCTCCTGGAGGGCGGAACCGCCGAAGAGCGCGAAAAGCTCGCTCTCTATTGGACGGCCCTGCTCAACTGTACGGCGCTTCCGGCTCCCTCCCTCCTCCCTCCTTCTCTCAACGACTCTCCTTTCGATTCGCCCGACGGCCCCGAACTTCCTGGTCCGGACGCCTCGCTCCCTGTCGACGGCCCGAGGCCCTGTGAGCATTGCCCCGCGTGCAGCCGGATTCGGGACGGCGTGTTTCTGGATCTGATCTATCTGGACGGCAGGGAAGGGCGGATCGGCATCGATACGGTCCGGGAGCTGCGCGGCCTGTTGGGTCAGGCGCCCCGGGACGCGAAGCGCCGGGTGGTGGCTCTGGGCGAGGCCCAGGAATTGACAGAAGAGGCGGCCAACGCCCTGCTCAAGTCCATGGAGGACACCGAAACCCGCAACGCCTACGTCCTGCTGGCCCCTCAACGGGAGCGCCTGTTGCGCACCCTGGTCTCCAGAAGCTGGGTGGCGACCCTGTCCTGGGACCTGGACGGGATTCAGGAACGGGAAGGAGGGCCGGATACGGAATGGGGCGAAGCCCTGGCCCGATTCCTGACGACCGGCCGGGGCTGGTTCGGCCGGACCCTGATCAAGGGCCAGGTGGACCGACCGCTGGCCTTTCATATGGTCCACACCTGCCGCCGGGGTCTGATCCGGGCCTGCCAGGGCCGACCGGATTCGTCTCTGGCTCGGGTGTTCCGCGAACAAGGGAGCCCCGCAGCCTGGCGGGCCGTTGACCTGCACCTGGACGAGGCCGAGCAGGCCCTGCGAGCACAGGTCGCCCCAACCTTGGTTCTGGACTGGCTGGCCGTGGGGCTGCGCGGAGCGCTGCGAGCACCGCTTCGCTGA
- a CDS encoding transglycosylase SLT domain-containing protein: protein MLIRHWRLLVFLLVFAQLVLVNKLLWDAHPPGLIKPVVRVLAPESELVHSRISPYGPGLERELVELFAEQAGVHPIWLHMDGPGAAWDELRHHRADLLVGVGYAPSRPFLDSLVTPVASGPIYARHPVGVVHQRRHHPPQDPSDLCRRKVLLPENPLLRLTFLQLLDDVDRNGLSLDDTTCSEAPLLTKEASLPVQLAAMVETEARFTLVDTGRFSLWGPFYADFQLAHSLETTLEYRWFWRDDRNLLAPKLTEFWNNMIQDNELERIQDKYLGFLPESSDRFALLHLLETLQRELPRHGKTILKAAQRYEIDPLLLIALIYHESRFDSEAVSRTGVRGIMQITQVTARELGLDDPMNPTKSILAGARYLRQIWNRLDHPDLSEWDRWFLALSAYNQGLGHTWDAMALAGSLGLKETSWNDVKRVFPLLSQRDYYSKARHGYTRGFEAVAHVEAIRYYYYVLHGLLVLERPEGKHLGRLGRPGLLS, encoded by the coding sequence TTGCTTATCAGACATTGGCGTCTTTTAGTCTTTCTCCTGGTGTTCGCTCAGTTGGTCCTGGTGAACAAACTGCTCTGGGACGCCCACCCTCCCGGTTTGATCAAGCCGGTGGTCCGTGTGTTGGCTCCAGAGTCCGAATTGGTCCACTCCCGAATTTCGCCTTACGGCCCGGGGCTGGAGCGGGAACTGGTGGAACTGTTCGCCGAGCAGGCCGGGGTGCATCCGATCTGGCTGCACATGGACGGCCCCGGAGCCGCCTGGGACGAACTGCGCCATCACCGGGCCGACTTGCTGGTCGGTGTCGGATACGCACCGTCCCGGCCCTTCCTGGACTCCCTGGTGACCCCTGTAGCCTCCGGGCCCATCTACGCCCGCCATCCCGTGGGGGTGGTCCATCAGCGTCGCCACCACCCTCCCCAGGACCCGTCGGACCTCTGCCGCCGCAAGGTCTTGCTCCCGGAAAACCCGCTCCTGCGCCTGACCTTCCTCCAGTTGCTGGACGACGTAGACCGGAACGGCCTGAGCCTGGACGATACGACTTGCTCCGAGGCCCCACTGCTGACCAAGGAAGCATCGCTTCCGGTGCAGCTCGCGGCCATGGTCGAAACCGAGGCCCGCTTCACCCTCGTGGACACCGGGCGTTTCTCTCTTTGGGGGCCGTTCTACGCCGACTTCCAACTGGCCCACAGCCTGGAAACGACTCTGGAATACCGCTGGTTCTGGCGCGACGACCGCAACCTGCTCGCCCCCAAGCTGACCGAGTTCTGGAATAATATGATCCAGGACAATGAGCTGGAGCGGATTCAGGATAAATATCTCGGATTCCTTCCGGAAAGCAGCGACCGCTTCGCCCTGCTGCACCTGCTGGAAACCCTCCAGCGCGAACTGCCCCGGCACGGCAAGACCATCCTCAAGGCGGCCCAGCGTTACGAAATCGACCCCCTGCTGCTCATCGCCCTGATCTATCACGAATCCCGGTTCGACTCCGAGGCGGTCAGCCGCACCGGGGTGCGCGGAATCATGCAGATCACCCAGGTCACGGCCAGGGAACTCGGCCTGGACGACCCCATGAATCCTACCAAAAGCATCCTGGCCGGAGCGCGGTATCTGCGCCAAATATGGAACCGACTGGACCATCCGGACCTTTCCGAGTGGGATCGCTGGTTCCTAGCCTTGTCCGCCTACAACCAGGGTCTCGGACATACCTGGGACGCCATGGCCCTGGCCGGAAGCCTCGGGCTGAAGGAAACGAGTTGGAACGACGTGAAACGCGTCTTTCCCCTGCTCAGCCAGCGCGACTATTACAGCAAGGCGCGCCACGGCTACACC
- a CDS encoding heavy metal translocating P-type ATPase, with amino-acid sequence MGRPPKRLLVVLVHALPGRFRLRLDHVPDQATMDMIQRGLIGHHGVRETRISSRTGSILVFHDESVALERLLSLFLDQGLALRELSETPQPSSARSAMDMTAEDAPDQPSFLRTLAFPGLLLRPFLPPWVRLIMAARRALPFLLKGLASLLRGRLNIDVLDGLAIGISLARRDLRSVMIITTLLSLGEFLEQWTRKRSRDQLAQDLLHLPPTVWVKNGDQMEERPLEKVRAGDLVVVQAGSRIAVDGVVVEGEAMVNQASLTGEPLAVAKGLGISVFAGTAVEEGTIVIRADQVGDATRVHKIVKILEQSERLKAGLQARAEQWADRVVPLTLGLSLLTWFLTRNLNRAVSVLLVDFSCAIKLSTPLTMLAAMREASTKGVLIKGGRFLEKLDQADTYVFDKTGTLTEAHPQGLEVIPFNGHEAREVLRVAACLEEHFPHPLARAVVTMADREGLSHKEEHAELEYILAHGIASKLKGQRVLVGSRHFLQEHGKIDLARAADAVARAAEQGCSVLYVGMGQDLAGVILLEDPVRRDAGLFLQLLRQGGVKRVLMLTGDGEESAASVSRRLNIDEFHSQLLPEDKVRIVQDLRSSGHVVAMVGDGINDTPALSAADVGVSMKSGADIAHEVCDVLLTNADLDGILTARAISSRAMSRLRWNYSAAVGINGALVLLGLAGRISPAVSALVHNLATILVTVNSLRPYDDGMR; translated from the coding sequence ATGGGCAGACCTCCAAAACGCTTGCTCGTCGTACTCGTCCACGCCTTGCCCGGCCGGTTTCGACTCCGCCTTGATCACGTTCCGGACCAGGCCACCATGGACATGATCCAGCGCGGCCTGATCGGTCATCACGGGGTGCGGGAAACGCGGATATCTTCACGTACGGGCAGTATTCTGGTTTTTCATGACGAAAGCGTCGCCTTGGAAAGACTGTTAAGCTTGTTTCTGGATCAAGGCTTGGCCTTGCGCGAACTGAGCGAGACGCCGCAACCGTCTTCCGCTCGGTCGGCCATGGACATGACCGCCGAGGATGCGCCAGACCAACCCTCTTTCCTGCGCACCCTGGCCTTTCCCGGACTGTTGTTACGCCCCTTCCTGCCGCCCTGGGTTCGGTTGATCATGGCCGCTCGTCGTGCCCTGCCGTTTCTGCTCAAGGGGCTTGCATCCCTGTTGCGCGGGCGGTTGAACATCGACGTGCTGGATGGCCTGGCCATCGGCATTTCCCTGGCCCGTCGGGATTTGCGCTCGGTGATGATCATCACCACGCTCTTGTCCCTGGGCGAATTTCTGGAGCAATGGACCCGCAAGCGCTCCCGTGACCAACTGGCCCAGGACCTGCTGCACTTGCCGCCCACGGTCTGGGTCAAAAACGGCGACCAGATGGAGGAGCGGCCTCTGGAAAAGGTCCGCGCTGGCGATTTGGTGGTTGTCCAGGCCGGATCGCGGATCGCCGTGGACGGCGTGGTGGTGGAGGGCGAAGCCATGGTCAACCAGGCATCGTTGACCGGAGAACCCTTGGCCGTGGCCAAGGGCCTGGGTATTTCGGTTTTTGCCGGGACCGCCGTGGAGGAGGGGACCATCGTCATCCGGGCCGATCAGGTGGGCGACGCTACACGGGTACACAAGATCGTCAAGATTCTGGAACAGTCCGAGCGGCTCAAGGCCGGCTTGCAGGCCCGAGCCGAACAATGGGCCGACCGGGTCGTGCCGCTGACCCTGGGCTTGAGTCTGTTGACCTGGTTTCTGACCCGGAATCTGAACCGGGCCGTGTCCGTGCTGCTGGTGGATTTTTCCTGCGCCATCAAGCTTTCCACGCCCCTGACCATGCTTGCAGCCATGCGCGAGGCTTCCACCAAGGGCGTGCTGATCAAGGGCGGTAGGTTTTTGGAAAAACTCGACCAAGCCGACACGTATGTTTTCGACAAGACCGGGACCCTGACCGAGGCCCATCCCCAGGGCCTGGAGGTAATCCCCTTCAATGGTCATGAAGCCCGCGAAGTCTTGCGCGTCGCGGCCTGTCTGGAGGAGCACTTCCCGCATCCCCTGGCCCGGGCCGTGGTGACCATGGCGGATCGGGAAGGCTTGTCCCACAAGGAAGAACATGCTGAACTGGAGTATATTCTTGCCCACGGGATAGCCTCCAAACTCAAGGGGCAACGTGTCCTGGTCGGCAGTCGCCATTTTCTCCAGGAGCACGGCAAAATCGATTTGGCCCGGGCCGCGGATGCCGTGGCCCGGGCCGCGGAGCAGGGCTGTTCCGTGCTCTACGTGGGTATGGGGCAGGACTTGGCCGGGGTCATTCTTTTGGAGGACCCGGTACGCCGTGACGCGGGCCTGTTTCTGCAACTGCTGCGTCAGGGCGGCGTCAAGCGGGTCTTGATGCTCACCGGAGATGGCGAGGAGAGTGCGGCCAGCGTGTCCCGACGGCTGAACATCGACGAATTTCATTCCCAGTTGCTGCCCGAGGACAAGGTCCGCATTGTTCAAGATCTGCGTTCCTCAGGCCACGTGGTGGCCATGGTCGGTGACGGGATCAACGACACCCCGGCCCTGTCCGCGGCGGACGTGGGCGTTTCCATGAAGTCCGGGGCGGACATCGCCCATGAAGTTTGCGACGTCTTGTTGACCAACGCCGACCTGGACGGCATTCTCACCGCCAGGGCCATCTCGTCCCGGGCCATGTCCCGGCTGCGCTGGAACTATTCGGCGGCCGTGGGCATCAACGGTGCTCTTGTGCTGCTCGGATTGGCCGGGCGGATTTCGCCCGCTGTATCGGCCTTGGTCCACAATCTGGCGACCATCTTGGTCACGGTGAACAGTCTGCGCCCCTACGATGACGGTATGCGGTAG
- a CDS encoding adenylosuccinate synthase, whose amino-acid sequence MSNIVVVGTQWGDEGKGKIVDLLTERADLIVRFQGGNNAGHTLVVGDKTFILHLIPSGILHPGKVCLIGNGVVLDPEVFCQELDALADRGLDVGPERILISPKTHVIMPYHKVLDKLREEKRTGEKIGTTGRGIGPCYEDKAARVGVRVGDFHAPDLVRSKIVQALAEKNALFTHYYRAQAMDVDAVLEEVLESGKRLTAHVGDVSERIAQAVADGRGVLFEGAQGTHLDIDHGTYPFVTSSNTVAGNVAAGAGCSPRLLGTVMGIVKAYTTRVGSGPFPTELFDSVGDHLQRQGGEFGATTGRKRRCGWLDLPLLRESIRLNGVSEIVLTKLDVLSGLDQIRICVGYELNGRELAYPPQGEGLLAAVKPIYVDVPGWSEDIGKVAAWDDLPDAARAYILRLEQELGVPVSIVSVGPDRQQTFERCT is encoded by the coding sequence ATGTCAAACATCGTCGTGGTGGGCACCCAATGGGGTGATGAAGGCAAGGGTAAGATCGTTGATTTGCTGACGGAACGGGCGGACCTGATCGTCCGGTTTCAGGGCGGAAACAACGCTGGTCACACCCTGGTCGTCGGCGATAAGACCTTCATCCTGCATCTGATTCCCTCGGGAATATTGCACCCCGGCAAGGTCTGCCTGATCGGCAACGGCGTGGTGCTGGACCCGGAGGTCTTTTGCCAAGAACTGGACGCCCTGGCCGACCGCGGACTGGACGTGGGTCCGGAGCGGATTCTAATTAGTCCCAAGACCCATGTGATCATGCCCTACCACAAGGTTCTGGACAAACTCCGCGAGGAGAAGCGCACCGGCGAAAAGATCGGCACCACGGGCAGGGGCATCGGACCGTGCTACGAGGATAAGGCGGCCCGGGTGGGTGTCCGGGTCGGGGACTTCCACGCGCCGGATTTGGTGCGGAGTAAGATCGTTCAGGCCCTTGCTGAAAAGAACGCCTTGTTCACCCATTATTACAGGGCTCAGGCCATGGACGTGGACGCTGTGCTGGAAGAGGTTCTGGAGTCCGGCAAACGGCTGACGGCTCATGTTGGGGACGTTTCGGAGCGCATCGCCCAGGCCGTCGCGGACGGGCGCGGCGTGCTCTTCGAGGGCGCCCAGGGGACCCACCTGGACATTGATCACGGTACCTATCCCTTCGTAACCTCCTCCAACACCGTGGCCGGCAACGTGGCCGCCGGAGCGGGGTGCTCGCCGAGGCTGCTGGGCACGGTCATGGGCATCGTCAAGGCCTACACCACCCGGGTCGGCTCCGGCCCCTTTCCCACGGAACTCTTCGACTCCGTGGGCGATCATTTGCAGCGACAGGGCGGCGAGTTCGGCGCGACCACGGGCCGCAAACGACGCTGCGGCTGGCTGGATCTGCCCTTGCTGCGCGAATCCATCCGCTTGAACGGTGTGTCGGAGATCGTCCTGACCAAGCTGGACGTGCTCAGCGGCCTGGACCAAATCCGGATCTGCGTCGGGTACGAGCTGAATGGCCGGGAACTGGCGTATCCTCCCCAGGGCGAAGGGCTGCTGGCAGCGGTGAAGCCCATTTATGTGGACGTACCGGGCTGGTCCGAGGACATCGGCAAGGTCGCGGCCTGGGATGACCTTCCGGATGCCGCGCGAGCCTACATCCTGCGGCTGGAACAGGAACTCGGGGTTCCGGTGTCCATCGTCTCCGTGGGGCCGGATCGCCAGCAGACCTTCGAACGTTGCACGTAA
- a CDS encoding DUF4198 domain-containing protein: protein MKRGLLLAGLLTLFLSAPALAHFQMLYTPESALNQGGEMSMKLVFTHPFEGDHIMDMDPVQEFYMVHQRGEEGEPQKTDLKEYLSEITWKGLGDAAGKAFDATLPARVVRSMGDYVFVLVPTPYYEKADEGYIQQFTKMIMNVGGMPGNWHEPLGLPAEIVPRNKPYANWTGGVFTGVVMSNGEPVPNIEVEIEYLNVDVDMAGNAFVGEPKIEAPHPAFETMTVLANDKGEFTIGLPKAGWWGIAVPDVVELEHEGKELVQEAVLWIQVTDIP, encoded by the coding sequence ATGAAACGTGGTTTGTTACTTGCCGGATTGTTGACCCTGTTCCTGAGCGCCCCGGCCCTGGCCCATTTTCAAATGCTCTACACTCCGGAAAGCGCTTTGAACCAGGGTGGAGAGATGAGCATGAAGCTGGTCTTCACCCATCCTTTTGAGGGTGATCATATCATGGACATGGACCCGGTCCAGGAGTTCTACATGGTACATCAGCGCGGCGAGGAAGGTGAACCCCAGAAGACCGACCTGAAGGAATATCTCTCGGAGATCACCTGGAAGGGGCTGGGCGACGCCGCGGGCAAGGCTTTTGACGCCACTCTTCCGGCTCGCGTGGTCCGCTCCATGGGCGACTATGTTTTCGTGCTGGTTCCGACTCCCTACTATGAAAAGGCCGATGAAGGATACATCCAACAGTTCACCAAGATGATCATGAACGTGGGCGGCATGCCCGGCAACTGGCATGAGCCTTTGGGTTTGCCCGCCGAGATCGTGCCTCGGAACAAGCCCTACGCCAATTGGACCGGCGGAGTGTTCACCGGCGTGGTCATGTCCAATGGCGAGCCGGTTCCGAACATCGAGGTCGAGATCGAGTACCTGAACGTGGACGTGGACATGGCCGGCAACGCCTTTGTCGGCGAGCCCAAGATCGAGGCTCCGCATCCGGCTTTTGAAACCATGACCGTCCTGGCCAACGACAAGGGTGAATTCACCATCGGTCTGCCCAAGGCCGGCTGGTGGGGCATCGCCGTGCCTGACGTGGTCGAACTGGAGCACGAAGGCAAGGAATTGGTCCAGGAAGCCGTGCTTTGGATTCAGGTCACGGATATCCCGTAA
- a CDS encoding HMA2 domain-containing protein translates to MYVSSIPGRLRIRTEDQTALHRLTESVAKLGGVFDVQHNPRTGSLLIHYMDDPKVEAALHKALKKVPGSDAALEPKSTPKASNKAANMTIAKRGMLSSLGLAMLFALIDREDGHIFTGAMFLGFLSYHLYGYRKRVLA, encoded by the coding sequence ATGTACGTCAGCTCCATTCCCGGAAGACTCCGGATTCGAACCGAGGATCAGACCGCGTTACACCGTTTGACCGAGTCCGTCGCCAAACTGGGTGGCGTTTTCGATGTTCAACACAACCCACGTACCGGAAGCCTGTTGATCCATTACATGGACGATCCCAAGGTCGAGGCCGCGCTGCACAAGGCCCTGAAGAAAGTCCCCGGCTCTGACGCCGCCCTGGAGCCCAAATCTACGCCCAAGGCGTCGAACAAGGCCGCCAACATGACCATTGCCAAGCGAGGCATGCTCTCCAGCCTCGGCCTGGCAATGCTTTTCGCCCTCATTGATAGGGAAGATGGGCACATCTTCACCGGCGCAATGTTTCTCGGATTCCTGAGTTACCATCTTTACGGGTATCGGAAGCGGGTGCTGGCGTAA